One window of the Doryrhamphus excisus isolate RoL2022-K1 chromosome 10, RoL_Dexc_1.0, whole genome shotgun sequence genome contains the following:
- the LOC131136828 gene encoding galactose-specific lectin nattectin-like: MTLETLEIFKSSLNKYWAIRQRHKRSVPSSPEEPQAMASGHFIVLFLFVSGGVFLGEAARQSDKECPRYWTKYLNKCLAYIPQNKKWIEGEIFCQHLKGNLASFHTEDELRFLMNMVSTSSLTWVGAHDHAEEDTWLWTDGSVFEPIPWGMGQPDNWYDGENCMEIHWQGRTNDAACNLLKPFICQRDIDIE, translated from the exons ATGACTTTGGAGACTTTAGAGATATTTAAGTCCAGCCTCAACAAATATTGGGCCATCAGGCAACGTCACAAGCGCTCCGTCCCTTCCAGCCCAGAGGAGCCTCAAGCA atggCATCTGGTCATTTCATCGTTTTGTTCCTGTTCGTGTCTGGAGGAGTTTTCTTGGGAGAAGCT GCTCGGCAGTCTGATAAAG AGTGTCCTCGATATTGGACCAAATATCTCAATAAATGTTTGGCATATATACCTCAAAACAAGAAGTGGATCGAAGGAGAG ATTTTCTGCCAACATTTGAAAGGAAACCTGGCCTCATTTCACACTGAAGACGAGCTCCGCTTCCTCATGAATATGGTGTCTACTTCTTCATTGACTTGGGTGGGGGCCCACGATCACGCTGAG GAAGATACTTGGTTGTGGACCGATGGCAGCGTTTTTGAACCCATTCCGTGGGGAATGGGGCAGCCGGACAACTGGTATGATGGAGAAAACTGCATGGAGATTCACTGGCAGG GTCGCACCAATGATGCCGCGTGCAACCTATTGAAGCCGTTTATTTGTCAAAGGGATATTGACATCGAGTGA
- the LOC131137392 gene encoding dnaJ homolog subfamily C member 16-like isoform X1 — translation MSLPLAILVVFSVLDIGTPHTGPEMDPYKTLGVTTGASQAEIKKVYKRLAKEWHPDKNKNPGAEDMFIRITKSYEILSSEDKRANYDHYGRTDDTQPYSRYGHNFNFEESFFNFPFNNKNQREFSDGKYMLHFNQYVSDVVPDSFRRPYLIKITSDWCFSCIHIEPVWKEVVQEMEMLGVGIGVVDVGYERRLANHLGAHRTPSILGVINGKVTFFHYAVAKEHLRQFVEDLLPQRLVEWVSDKNDQQFLNNWHQLNKPHVLLFDQVSVVPLLYKLTAFAYKDYLQFGYVDQGLSETANLQRQFNINTYAPTMLVFKENTDKPADIIQAKGMKKQIIDEFMTNNKFLLAPRLVNQKLFDELCPVKQFHRRRKYCVLLITGDDESFSLGNQAFLSFASGNTKEVVRFAYVYQQLQQPLCNILMTSKDGTQPPLPPQVVILERRNTAGKAFFKPGSTWNGSEEDKQRLVEELERLQKDPSILIHDAMLPVLNNEFASMFIIQWISAFYDYLSDVIDDILHNNWREMMPLLSLIFSALFILFGTVVIQAFSDASDNKCSKPKPKDGPKTENGSPGNASSRPPKKNFVEVTELTDITYISNLVRLRPGHMNIVLVLTDGSKNILLSKFAKEVYSFTGSLTLHFSFLNTDKHSEWMGTLLESVQDSMQIDACEDNDGSNRKMDYTGYVLALNGHKKYFCLFKPVYTGEDPSNKVLGDNGTSTSMRRSRSVSRDDQPPSKSTRSRSTSTLQIHHKLDRLALWMERLMEGTLPRCYIPAWPGLDKITSSK, via the exons ATGTCTCTGCCACTGGCTATCCTGGTGGTCTTCTCTGTGCTGGATATTGGAACCCCCCATACCGGACCTGAGATGGACCCGTACAAAACCTTAGGAGTCACCACAGGTGCAAGCCAGGCTGAGATTAAGAAAGTATACAAGCGCCTGGCGAAGGAATG GCAtcctgacaaaaacaaaaatccagGTGCTGAGGACATGTTTATCAGGATTACCAAATCGTATGAG ATCCTATCCAGTGAGGACAAACGTGCCAATTATGACCACTACGGACGAACGGATGACACCCAACCATACAGCCGCTACGGTCACAACTTCAACTTTGAGGAGTCCTTCTTTAACTTCCCATTCAACAACAAGAACCAGCGGGAGTTTTCTGACGGCAAGTACATGCTGCACTTCAACCAGTATGTCAGTGACGTGGTGCCCGACAGCTTCAGGAGGCCATACCTGATCAAGATCACGTCCGACTGGTGCTTCAGCTGCATTCACATTGAGCCTGTGTGGAAAGAGGTGGTGCAGGAGATGGAGATGCTAG GTGTCGGAATCGGTGTGGTGGATGTCGGCTATGAGAGGCGTTTGGCCAACCACCTCGGTGCTCATCGCACGCCATCGATCCTTGGCGTCATCAATGGCAAAGTGACATTTTTCCATTATGCTGTAGCAAAGGAACACCTGAGGCAGTTTGTGGAAGACCTTCTTCCTCAGAGACTGGTGGAGTGG GTCAGCGACAAAAACGATCAACAGTTCTTGaacaactggcaccaactgaaCAAGCCACATGTGCTACTGTTTGACCAAGTGTCTGTCGTTCCTTTACTTTACAAG CTGACGGCGTTTGCCTACAAGGATTACTTGCAGTTTGGCTACGTGGACCAGGGCCTCTCTGAGACTGCCAATCTGCAGAGACAGTTCAATATCAACACCTACGCCCCCACTATGCTGGTTTTTAAAGAGAACACGGACAAGCCTGCTGACATCATCCAG GCTAAAGGAATGAAAAAGCAAATAATTGATGAGTTTATGACAAACAACAAGTTTCTCCTGGCACCTAGACTGGTGAATCAGAAGCTTTTTGACGAGCTCTGTCCTGTCAAGCAGTTCCACAGACGTAGAAA ATACTGTGTGCTGCTGATTACGGGCGACGACGAGAGCTTTTCTTTAGGAAACCAAGCCTTTTTGTCTTTCGCCTCGGGCAACACAAAGGAAGTTGTGAGATTTGCTTATGTTTACCAACAACTGCAGCAACCGCTTTGTAACATCCTGATGACCAGCAAGGACGGCACACAGccaccactaccaccacag GTGGTGATCCTGGAGAGGCGCAACACTGCCGGAAAGGCCTTCTTCAAGCCGGGTAGCACTTGGAACGGCAGCGAAGAAGACAAGCAGCGCCtggtggaggagctggagcGACTCCAGAAAGACCCGTCCATTCTGATCCATGACGCCATGCTGCCTGTGCTCAACAATGAGTTTGCATCC ATGTTTATTATCCAGTGGATATCTGCATTTTATGATTACCTGTCTGACGTCATTGATGACATCCTGCACAACAACTG GCGTGAGATGATGCCTCTCCTGTCCCTCATCTTCTCCGCCTTGTTCATTCTGTTTGGAACCGTGGTCATCCAAGCATTCAG TGACGCAAGTGACAACAAATGctcaaaaccaaaaccaaaagatGGACCTAAAACAGAAAATGGGTCACCGGGGAACGCATCAAG TCGGCCCCCTAAGAAGAATTTTGTGGAGGTGACGGAGCTGACAGACATCACCTATATCAGTAATCTAGTGAGGCTGAGGCCGGGACACATGAATATCGTACTGGTGCTCACGGATGGATCGAAGAACATCCTGCTCAGCAAGTTTGCCAAAGAAGTGTACTCTTTCACAGG gagccTTACGCTGCATTTCTCCTTCCTGAATACAGACAAGCACAGCGAGTGGATGGGCACACTCCTAGAAAGCGTGCAGGACAGCATGCAAATCGACGCATGCGAGGACAATGACGGCAGCAACCGCAAAATGGACTACACCGGCTACGTGCTGGCGCTCAACGGCCACAAAAAGtacttttgtctttttaaacCCGTCTACACCGGGGAAGATCCAAGCAACAAGGTTTTGGGGGACAACGGCACGAGTACGTCAATGCGTAGGTCAAGATCGGTTTCGCGTGACGACCAACCTCCGAGCAAGTCGACCCGCTCTCGCAGCACGTCCACTTTACAGATCCACCACAAGCTAGACCGCTTGGCGTTGTGGATGGAGAGGCTCATGGAGGGAACTTTGCCTCGCTGTTATATCCCCGCCTGGCCGGGACTTGACAAGATCACTTCCAGTAAATAG
- the LOC131137392 gene encoding dnaJ homolog subfamily C member 16-like isoform X2 produces the protein MSLPLAILVVFSVLDIGTPHTGPEMDPYKTLGVTTGASQAEIKKVYKRLAKEWHPDKNKNPGAEDMFIRITKSYEILSSEDKRANYDHYGRTDDTQPYSRYGHNFNFEESFFNFPFNNKNQREFSDGKYMLHFNQYVSDVVPDSFRRPYLIKITSDWCFSCIHIEPVWKEVVQEMEMLGVGIGVVDVGYERRLANHLGAHRTPSILGVINGKVTFFHYAVAKEHLRQFVEDLLPQRLVEWVSDKNDQQFLNNWHQLNKPHVLLFDQVSVVPLLYKLTAFAYKDYLQFGYVDQGLSETANLQRQFNINTYAPTMLVFKENTDKPADIIQAKGMKKQIIDEFMTNNKFLLAPRLVNQKLFDELCPVKQFHRRRKYCVLLITGDDESFSLGNQAFLSFASGNTKEVVRFAYVYQQLQQPLCNILMTSKDGTQPPLPPQVVILERRNTAGKAFFKPGSTWNGSEEDKQRLVEELERLQKDPSILIHDAMLPVLNNEFASMFIIQWISAFYDYLSDVIDDILHNNWREMMPLLSLIFSALFILFGTVVIQAFSDASDNKCSKPKPKDGPKTENGSPGNASSRPPKKNFVEVTELTDITYISNLVRLRPGHMNIVLVLTDGSKNILLSKFAKEVYSFTGQAQRVDGHTPRKRAGQHANRRMRGQ, from the exons ATGTCTCTGCCACTGGCTATCCTGGTGGTCTTCTCTGTGCTGGATATTGGAACCCCCCATACCGGACCTGAGATGGACCCGTACAAAACCTTAGGAGTCACCACAGGTGCAAGCCAGGCTGAGATTAAGAAAGTATACAAGCGCCTGGCGAAGGAATG GCAtcctgacaaaaacaaaaatccagGTGCTGAGGACATGTTTATCAGGATTACCAAATCGTATGAG ATCCTATCCAGTGAGGACAAACGTGCCAATTATGACCACTACGGACGAACGGATGACACCCAACCATACAGCCGCTACGGTCACAACTTCAACTTTGAGGAGTCCTTCTTTAACTTCCCATTCAACAACAAGAACCAGCGGGAGTTTTCTGACGGCAAGTACATGCTGCACTTCAACCAGTATGTCAGTGACGTGGTGCCCGACAGCTTCAGGAGGCCATACCTGATCAAGATCACGTCCGACTGGTGCTTCAGCTGCATTCACATTGAGCCTGTGTGGAAAGAGGTGGTGCAGGAGATGGAGATGCTAG GTGTCGGAATCGGTGTGGTGGATGTCGGCTATGAGAGGCGTTTGGCCAACCACCTCGGTGCTCATCGCACGCCATCGATCCTTGGCGTCATCAATGGCAAAGTGACATTTTTCCATTATGCTGTAGCAAAGGAACACCTGAGGCAGTTTGTGGAAGACCTTCTTCCTCAGAGACTGGTGGAGTGG GTCAGCGACAAAAACGATCAACAGTTCTTGaacaactggcaccaactgaaCAAGCCACATGTGCTACTGTTTGACCAAGTGTCTGTCGTTCCTTTACTTTACAAG CTGACGGCGTTTGCCTACAAGGATTACTTGCAGTTTGGCTACGTGGACCAGGGCCTCTCTGAGACTGCCAATCTGCAGAGACAGTTCAATATCAACACCTACGCCCCCACTATGCTGGTTTTTAAAGAGAACACGGACAAGCCTGCTGACATCATCCAG GCTAAAGGAATGAAAAAGCAAATAATTGATGAGTTTATGACAAACAACAAGTTTCTCCTGGCACCTAGACTGGTGAATCAGAAGCTTTTTGACGAGCTCTGTCCTGTCAAGCAGTTCCACAGACGTAGAAA ATACTGTGTGCTGCTGATTACGGGCGACGACGAGAGCTTTTCTTTAGGAAACCAAGCCTTTTTGTCTTTCGCCTCGGGCAACACAAAGGAAGTTGTGAGATTTGCTTATGTTTACCAACAACTGCAGCAACCGCTTTGTAACATCCTGATGACCAGCAAGGACGGCACACAGccaccactaccaccacag GTGGTGATCCTGGAGAGGCGCAACACTGCCGGAAAGGCCTTCTTCAAGCCGGGTAGCACTTGGAACGGCAGCGAAGAAGACAAGCAGCGCCtggtggaggagctggagcGACTCCAGAAAGACCCGTCCATTCTGATCCATGACGCCATGCTGCCTGTGCTCAACAATGAGTTTGCATCC ATGTTTATTATCCAGTGGATATCTGCATTTTATGATTACCTGTCTGACGTCATTGATGACATCCTGCACAACAACTG GCGTGAGATGATGCCTCTCCTGTCCCTCATCTTCTCCGCCTTGTTCATTCTGTTTGGAACCGTGGTCATCCAAGCATTCAG TGACGCAAGTGACAACAAATGctcaaaaccaaaaccaaaagatGGACCTAAAACAGAAAATGGGTCACCGGGGAACGCATCAAG TCGGCCCCCTAAGAAGAATTTTGTGGAGGTGACGGAGCTGACAGACATCACCTATATCAGTAATCTAGTGAGGCTGAGGCCGGGACACATGAATATCGTACTGGTGCTCACGGATGGATCGAAGAACATCCTGCTCAGCAAGTTTGCCAAAGAAGTGTACTCTTTCACAGG ACAAGCACAGCGAGTGGATGGGCACACTCCTAGAAAGCGTGCAGGACAGCATGCAAATCGACGCATGCGAGGACAATGA